In a genomic window of Myxococcaceae bacterium JPH2:
- the lon gene encoding endopeptidase La, giving the protein MSDEKKKGTAASAMPTAMAPPGLINKEDIPQVLPILPLRNSVFFPGGVLPLAVGRQKTIALIKDAVRDDQVIGVVTQRRAEEEDPGASDLYTMGTVARIVKLLKMGEDNYSLVVQGLARFRVLELVQEAPYLKARIDAVEDKTSAENVEVEALGINLKKLAREVIELMPELPAAATELVESITHPGHLADLIAANVDVPIEEKQAVLETVDLKARMKLVLELLNRKREILKLSNKIDSAVKGEMSKTQREYYLRQQLKAIKEELGEMGEEEEELDELQERLKKAGLPPDVEKVAQKELNRLKTIPAASSEYTVARTYLDWIADLPWAKLSEDNLDIENARQQLDKDHFGIKKVKKRILEYLAVRKLKNDMRGPILCLVGPPGVGKTSLGQSVAKATGRKFVRLSLGGVRDEAEIRGHRRTYVGALPGRFIQSMKKAGTKNPVMMLDEIDKLGADFRGDPSAALLEVLDPEQNNSFSDHYLDVPFDLSKVMFVATANQLDPIPGPLRDRMEIIELSGYTFEEKQQIARIHLVPKQLKEHGLSPDHIEITDDSLLVLTTSYTREAGVRNLERRIADICRAIAVEVAGGKTEKQIINSDRVKEILGPEMFYSEVAERTEVPGVATGLAWTAAGGDLLFIEATKMAGKGGMTLTGQLGDVMKESATAALSYLRSKAESLGISPNFLEKTDLHLHFPAGSIPKDGPSAGVTILTALTSLLTGIRVRHDTAMTGEATLRGLVLPVGGIKEKVLAAHRAGIKRVILPERCRKDLVDVPDQAKNELEFIFVKEMDEVLKAALETSPFKGAASASGGGEPGKEAPAIPPSAESAPEVRA; this is encoded by the coding sequence TTCTTCCCGGGCGGCGTGCTCCCGCTGGCCGTCGGCCGCCAGAAGACGATTGCACTCATCAAGGACGCGGTCCGTGACGACCAGGTGATTGGCGTCGTCACCCAGCGCCGCGCCGAGGAAGAGGACCCGGGCGCCTCCGACCTCTACACCATGGGCACGGTTGCCCGCATCGTGAAGCTCCTGAAGATGGGCGAGGACAACTACTCGCTCGTCGTCCAGGGTCTGGCGCGCTTCCGCGTGCTGGAGCTGGTCCAGGAGGCCCCCTACCTCAAGGCCCGCATCGACGCGGTCGAGGACAAGACCTCGGCGGAGAACGTCGAGGTGGAGGCCCTGGGCATCAACCTGAAGAAGCTCGCGCGCGAGGTCATCGAGCTGATGCCCGAGCTGCCCGCGGCGGCCACGGAGCTCGTGGAGAGCATCACGCACCCCGGCCACCTGGCGGACCTCATCGCCGCCAACGTGGACGTGCCCATCGAGGAGAAGCAGGCCGTCCTGGAGACGGTGGACCTCAAGGCGCGGATGAAGCTGGTGCTGGAGCTGCTCAACCGCAAGCGCGAGATCCTCAAGCTCTCCAACAAGATCGACTCCGCCGTGAAGGGCGAGATGTCGAAGACCCAGCGCGAGTACTACCTGCGCCAGCAGCTCAAGGCGATCAAGGAAGAGCTCGGCGAGATGGGCGAGGAGGAGGAGGAGCTCGACGAGCTGCAGGAGCGCCTGAAGAAGGCGGGCCTGCCGCCCGACGTGGAGAAGGTGGCGCAGAAGGAGCTCAACCGCCTGAAGACGATTCCGGCGGCCTCCAGCGAGTACACCGTCGCGCGCACCTACCTGGATTGGATCGCGGATCTGCCGTGGGCCAAGCTGTCCGAGGACAACCTCGACATCGAGAACGCGCGCCAGCAGCTCGACAAGGATCACTTCGGCATCAAGAAGGTGAAGAAGCGCATCCTGGAGTACCTGGCCGTGCGCAAGCTGAAGAACGACATGCGCGGCCCCATCCTGTGCCTGGTCGGTCCTCCGGGCGTGGGCAAGACGTCGCTCGGCCAGAGCGTGGCCAAGGCCACGGGGCGCAAGTTCGTGCGCCTGAGCCTGGGCGGCGTGCGGGACGAGGCCGAGATCCGCGGGCACCGGCGCACCTACGTGGGCGCGCTGCCCGGCCGCTTCATCCAGAGCATGAAGAAGGCCGGCACCAAGAACCCGGTGATGATGCTCGATGAGATCGACAAGCTGGGCGCGGACTTCCGCGGCGACCCCAGCGCGGCGCTCCTCGAGGTGCTGGATCCGGAGCAGAACAACTCGTTCAGCGACCACTACCTGGACGTGCCGTTCGACCTGTCCAAGGTGATGTTCGTCGCCACGGCGAACCAGCTCGACCCCATCCCCGGGCCGCTCCGCGACCGCATGGAGATCATCGAGCTGTCCGGCTACACGTTCGAGGAGAAGCAGCAGATCGCCCGCATCCACCTGGTGCCCAAGCAGCTCAAGGAGCACGGGCTGTCTCCGGACCACATCGAGATCACCGACGACTCGTTGCTCGTGCTGACCACCTCGTACACGCGAGAGGCCGGCGTGCGTAACCTCGAGCGGCGCATCGCGGACATCTGCCGCGCCATCGCGGTGGAGGTCGCGGGCGGCAAGACGGAGAAGCAGATCATCAACTCCGACCGCGTGAAGGAGATCCTCGGGCCCGAGATGTTCTACTCGGAGGTCGCGGAGCGCACGGAAGTCCCCGGTGTGGCCACGGGCCTCGCCTGGACGGCGGCGGGCGGCGATCTGCTCTTCATCGAGGCGACGAAGATGGCGGGCAAGGGCGGCATGACGCTCACCGGCCAGCTGGGCGACGTGATGAAGGAGAGCGCGACGGCGGCGCTCAGCTACCTGCGCAGCAAGGCGGAGTCGCTGGGCATCAGCCCGAACTTCCTCGAGAAGACGGACCTGCACCTGCACTTCCCCGCGGGCTCCATCCCCAAGGATGGTCCCTCGGCCGGCGTCACCATCCTCACCGCGCTCACCAGCCTCCTGACGGGCATCCGGGTGCGGCACGACACGGCGATGACGGGCGAGGCCACCCTGCGTGGCCTGGTGCTGCCGGTGGGCGGCATCAAGGAGAAGGTGCTGGCGGCGCACCGGGCGGGCATCAAGCGGGTCATCCTGCCCGAGCGGTGCCGCAAGGACCTGGTGGACGTGCCGGATCAGGCCAAGAACGAGCTGGAGTTCATCTTCGTCAAGGAGATGGACGAGGTGCTCAAGGCGGCGCTGGAGACCTCGCCGTTCAAGGGCGCCGCGTCCGCCTCGGGCGGCGGTGAGCCGGGCAAGGAGGCTCCTGCCATCCCGCCCTCGGCCGAGAGCGCTCCCGAGGTCCGCGCGTAG
- a CDS encoding aldo/keto reductase — MKYVNLGRTGLRVSRLCLGCMSYGTPKWRPWVLDEEAAQPFFRRAVELGINFFDTANMYSLGVSEEITGRALRRYARMEEVVVATKVFFPTGDGQNMRGLSRKHVVQACEASLKRLGVDTIDLYQLHRMDPMTPVEETLAALELLVQQGKVRYIGASTAFAWQFARALGVSERRGWSRFVSMQNHYNLVYREEEREMLPLCEAEGVGVIPWSPLARGLLAGSRKSLDDRESTKRAGTDSLSPILYDQPSDWDVVEAVRQVAETRGVPAAQVSLAWLLSKPVVTAPIIGATKLTHLEDAARAVDLKLEPAEVQMLEAPYRPHSVKGM; from the coding sequence ATGAAGTACGTGAACCTGGGCCGCACGGGCCTGCGGGTGTCTCGCCTCTGCCTGGGGTGCATGAGCTACGGCACGCCCAAGTGGCGCCCCTGGGTGCTGGACGAGGAGGCCGCCCAGCCGTTCTTCCGCCGCGCCGTGGAGCTGGGCATCAACTTCTTCGACACCGCGAACATGTACTCGCTGGGCGTCAGCGAGGAGATCACCGGCCGCGCGCTGCGCCGCTACGCGCGCATGGAAGAGGTGGTGGTGGCCACCAAGGTCTTCTTCCCCACCGGCGATGGCCAGAACATGCGCGGCCTGTCGCGCAAGCACGTCGTCCAGGCGTGCGAGGCGAGCCTCAAGCGGCTCGGCGTGGACACCATCGACCTGTACCAGCTGCACCGCATGGATCCGATGACGCCCGTGGAGGAGACGCTCGCCGCGCTGGAGCTGCTCGTGCAGCAGGGCAAGGTCCGGTACATCGGCGCGAGCACCGCGTTCGCGTGGCAGTTCGCGCGCGCGCTCGGCGTCTCCGAGCGCCGCGGGTGGAGTCGCTTCGTCTCCATGCAGAACCACTACAACCTCGTCTACCGCGAGGAGGAGCGAGAGATGCTCCCCCTGTGCGAAGCCGAAGGCGTGGGCGTCATCCCCTGGTCTCCGCTGGCGCGCGGGCTGCTGGCGGGCTCGCGAAAGTCCCTGGACGATCGGGAGTCCACCAAGCGCGCGGGCACCGACTCGCTCTCCCCCATCCTCTACGATCAACCCAGCGACTGGGACGTGGTGGAGGCGGTGCGACAGGTGGCGGAGACGCGCGGTGTTCCGGCCGCTCAGGTGTCACTCGCGTGGCTGCTGTCCAAGCCCGTGGTGACCGCGCCCATCATCGGCGCCACCAAGCTCACGCACCTGGAGGACGCCGCGCGCGCGGTGGACCTCAAGCTGGAGCCCGCGGAGGTTCAGATGCTGGAGGCGCCCTACCGGCCCCACTCCGTCAAGGGCATGTAG